In Oceanispirochaeta sp. M1, the following are encoded in one genomic region:
- a CDS encoding EamA family transporter encodes MCASILGISMFNSFIYIAGHSTTAINKSILAITAPVFIVIFSRIFLKEKISLRKVLGIAILYGGIFASLFLGEEIRLYHFFCIIVIVSGILLTTFEKKSGS; translated from the coding sequence TTGTGCGCTTCCATTCTTGGCATCTCTATGTTCAATTCATTTATCTATATAGCCGGGCATAGTACAACGGCTATCAATAAGTCCATACTCGCCATAACCGCTCCAGTTTTTATTGTGATATTCTCACGAATCTTTCTTAAAGAAAAAATATCTCTTCGTAAGGTTCTGGGTATTGCTATTCTGTATGGCGGAATATTTGCTTCATTGTTTCTGGGTGAGGAGATAAGACTGTATCATTTTTTCTGTATCATAGTGATTGTGAGTGGGATACTGCTGACAACCTTTGAGAAGAAATCCGGTAGCTGA
- a CDS encoding helix-turn-helix domain-containing protein yields the protein MMGEYKQDKVRGVLAVNLKRYRSALGLSQEKFAEKVSLGHSMIAAIENQKKFPSSDSLNEICSFLNIEPYQLFLPENLTENDSVSELGSLRERMKEDLNTLVNDRFREFITK from the coding sequence ATGATGGGAGAATATAAACAGGATAAAGTGCGGGGTGTTTTAGCAGTCAATCTCAAAAGATACCGCTCAGCCCTGGGACTGTCTCAGGAGAAATTTGCTGAGAAAGTATCTCTGGGACACAGCATGATAGCAGCCATTGAAAATCAGAAGAAATTCCCCTCTTCCGACTCTCTGAATGAGATCTGTTCTTTTCTTAATATTGAACCCTACCAGCTCTTCCTCCCTGAAAATCTTACAGAAAACGATTCTGTATCAGAACTGGGCAGTTTACGAGAAAGGATGAAAGAAGATCTGAACACCTTAGTGAACGACAGGTTCAGAGAATTTATCACTAAATAA